The sequence AGCAGCCGCAAAATTCATATGGGCGGCGTCAAGAAACGGCTTGAAGCCAACGGCATTAGACTCTAAGAAAAACAAGAAACGAAATTTCAAAGCCAACAACCCCACTCATCTACCCATCCACTCATCCACTCATCTACCCATCCACTCCCCACTCCCCCTCATGCCCCGCAAACAAAAGTACCCCCACCTGCTCGGCTCCAAGTGGACAGCTCACCAAAAAACCGAGGGCTGGCGGCACTTTCAGGTAGCCAACCGCAAACAAGAAGGCCCTTGGGTGTTTGCAGAGCTAGTGGCGTCCTGCGACCCAACGGTACGGCTGTGGGTCAATGCTCAACAGCTCAAAAACCGATCGCTCTGGCAGCCGGGTTGGCAACCGCTCAGCGACCTTACCCTCGATACGGAGCCCGCAGAATTCTAGTTAAACTAAAAGATGGGCAAGTTAAGTCTTTAGTTTTTCGCGTTGTCAAAGCACGTAGGCCTTAAACGCGTTAAAGTCAATACAGGCAAAGGTTCGCCAGAGGACAGCAGCTATGTGGCACGTCGTTTACATCATTGCATTTGCGGTTCTGGCTATCATAGCCATCGCGAACCTGGTCAGAAACTTGATCTTGCTCGGCGGCAACGCCCGCAATCCTCAGTCGTCTAGAGCCTACGGTGGCCAGCCCTCTAGCCAGGGCAACAGCCGATTTTCATCGGACAGCAACCACTCAGTTCCCCATCCTGAGCTGCTAGACCAAGATGGCCAGGTGATTCGAGAACCGCTGCTGGTCATGCGATCGATTTCCGTCAAAGATGCGCGAGAACAGCTCGATGCTCTCTACAACGGCACCGGCAACTCCCTTGACGATACCGAAGACAACGGCTCTGACGCGGAGCGGTAACTTAGGCGACTTCTGAAAAATAGTTTCCCCAATGTTGGGCAGTGCCCACCCTACAGCGGCTACAGTTGATCGGTTAAAGCTGGTATCTTTTTTCCTAGAAATCTCCTTAACCGCTAACCCTAAATACCACAAATACAACTTCAAAGAGCTGAGGCTCCTTTCAGAGGCCTCAGCTCTTTGGTTTAGGCGGATAGATACCTTAGGTATCAGACCTGGCAGCGATCGCCGCAGTCGGCCTGCTGTCGGGCATCTCGCTCGGCCAGAATAGTTTTCAGGCTGGGTCGCCCGGTGACAGCCAATCGCCAGTCGGCCCAAATTCCGTAGACCCAGTCCACTAAACCACCAATGACAGGCCAGCCGGTGGGCGCATACATCCACCCGATGCCCAGGGCGGCGTAAACCTGACGAAAGACTTCCACATTTTTAATCACAGTGCCATCGGGCAGCACTGCATGAATTCGCCCCATGGCTGTGGCAAAATCTACCCCGCCATTAGCCTCAGGAGAATAGCTGTCGTCAGCGATATCAGTAAAGGCGACTAAGCCCCGACCATTGTCTTTCTGCCGCAGAAAATTGACTTCTCGCAAGCATAGAGGGCAGTCACCATCGTACAGCAGCTTGATTTTCCAAGCGCCCGATCGCCCAGCAGCCCTCGGGTTTAATTGGTCAGAGGCAGAATCAGCAGTAGTAGCCATAGCAACCCAAGTCAGTTATGTCAGGAAAGACTCCTACACATATCTTAATGAATCTGGCCAACCCTGGCTAAGTAGGAAGGCTCAATTAAATATAAACCCCACGTAGGATGGGCAAAGCATCGCGTGCCCATCATCAAGACGATGAGCACGGGCATGGCCCTTTGCCCATCCTACGTTTAACGCTACCGGCTTACCCCCCGCTACAGCACACGCGCCTTCAGCAGCGTGCCGGGCAGCGTCATCAATTTGCGCAATGAGGGCACGTAGGCACGCTGGCTAAACACGTCGTAGCCATTCTTTTCGATCACATCCAAAATTTGGCGATAAAGGGCCAACGCCGACCACACAGGCCAACGAGCGTCTTCACTCAGCAGCCCAATGCCGCTCTCTGCCTCGGTGTAGAACCGACGGGCGCGATCGATCTGAAAGGCCATCAGGGCGCGCCAGCGATCGTCTACAACTCCGGCCATCAGGTCGGCTTCGGTATAGTCAAAGGCGGCTAGATCGCCCAGGGGCAGATAAATGCGGCCTCGGCGGGCATCTTCGCCCACGTCGCGCAGAATGTTGGTGAGCTGGTTGGCGATGCCTAAAGCGATCGCCTGGGGGGTCGGATCGAGGTGCTGCTGCTGGCTCCAGGGAGCGGTTTGCAGCTGGGTGTCGATACCCATCACCGTAGTGGACATCAGGCCCACGGTGCCCGCCACCCGATAGCAGTAGAGCTCTAAATCTTCAAAGGTGTCGTAGCGAGAACGATGCAAGTCCATCCGCTGGCCCGCAATCATGTCGCGGAAGGGCTGAATGTCGAGGGGGAACTGCTCGAGGGTATCGACCAAGGCCACATCTTCGTCATCCACCGGGCAACCCGCAAAGATGGACTCTAGCTGCGCCTCCCAGCGGTCCAGCGTTTTTTCGCTGGTGAACTGCGCCTGCGGCCCATCTACGAGTTCGTCGGTGCGGCGGCACCAGACATAAATAGCCCAAATGGCGCGCCGTTTGGCGGGGGCCATCAGCATGGTGCCGGTGTAAAACGTCTTGGAATACTTCGCCGTGACGCGCCGACACACTTCGTAGGCATCCTCAACGGAGGATAGGGATTGGATGGGGGGAGAATCCGTCAGTTGCAGCATTAATGACCCAAACCTGGAGAATATAAATCTCAAACCGACTACAGGCAATTCTGCTTAACCTAGCCTCTCACAACTGCACCCAACTTTGGCAAAACAGTTGAAATCGGCCCATTCTCCTGAAGCAACCCTGCCTCTGCCGTTCTTAAAGATTATATGTTGCAATCCGTAACATTTGCCCGCTAATTCAGAATATCTGCGGCGCTGGCCCAAGCCACAGCCATTGCCAACCTACCCATTTCAGAACTAAGCCAGATAAGATAATAGACTGCGTATTCAAACTGCTCAACGTCACTGGCCGCCGTGGCGCTTTGCAAACAGACTTCGTTTGTGGCCGATTATGCCCGTAAGCAGCCGCAAATCACCTCCCGGGGAAAGGTGCCCTATCGGCTATTCCGTTGGCCCCCCTGGTCTACGTAGTGCAGTTCTATTGATTGTTGGGAGCCTTGCCCGTGCCTCAAACTAACTTTGATTTTTTGCAAGAATCTGATCCGCTGCTGGCGAGCATTGTGCAGCGCGAGCTTCAGCGTCAGCGCGACCACCTGGAGCTGATTGCCAGCGAGAATTTCACATCGGCAGCGGTACTGGCCGCCCAGGGGTCGGTGCTGACCAACAAATACGCCGAGGGGCTGCCCGGCAAGCGCTACTACGGCGGCTGCGCCTTTGTGGATGAGGCTGAGCAACTGGCGATCGATCGCGCTAAAGAACTGTTCGGCGCAGCCCATGCCAACGTTCAACCCCACTCCGGTGCCCAGGCCAACTTTGCTGTCTTTTTGGCCCTGCTAGAGCCCGGCGACACCATTCTGGGTATGGATCTCTCCCACGGGGGTCACCTCACCCACGGGTCGCCGGTCAACGTGTCGGGCAAGTGGTTTAAAGTGTGCCAGTACGGCGTTAGCCGCGAGACTGAGCAGCTCGACTTTGATCAAATTCGCCAGCTCGCCCTAGAGCACCGGCCCAAGCTGATCATCTGCGGCTACTCGGCCTACCCCCGCACCATCGACTTTGAGAAATTCCGCGCGATCGCCGACGAAGTCGGGGCCTACCTCATGGCCGACATCGCCCACATCGCTGGCCTAGTGGCCGCTGGTCAGCACCCCAACCCCCTGCCCTACTGCGATGTGGTCACCACCACCACCCACAAAACCCTGCGCGGCCCGCGCGGCGGCCTGATTCTCACCCGCGATGCCGAGTTGGGCAAAAAGTTTGACAAGGCCGTCTTCCCCGGCAGCCAGGGTGGCCCGCTAGAGCACGTGATTGCTGCGAAGGCTGTGGCCTTTGGTGAAGCCCTCAAGCCCGAGTTTCGCGCCTACGCCGGCCAGGTGATCGCCAACGCCAAGCAGCTGGCCGCTCAGCTCCAGCAGCGGGGCATCAAAGTAGTGTCCGACGGCACCGACAACCACCTGGTACTGTGCGATCTGCGCTCCATTGGCATGACCGGCAAGCGCGCCGACCAGTTGGTCAGCGACGTCAATATCACCGCTAACAAAAACACGGTGCCCTACGACCCCGAGTCGCCCTTTGTCACCAGCGGGCTGCGCCTCGGCTCTCCGGCCATGACCACTCGCGGCATGGGCGAAGCGGAGTTTACCGAAATCGCTGACATCATCGCCGATCGCCTACTTAACCCCGAGGATGCGACGATGGCTGAGCACTGTAAGCGACGGGTGGCCGCCCTGTGCGATCGCTTCCCCCTCTATGCTCACCTAGGCGGGTTGGTACCAGCCTTAGTTTAAGCACGGGTTAGGTTTTGGGTTTTAACTGCCTCTGAAGCTAAAACCCAAAACCGCCAAAATCTACAAGCAGGCTACCGAGTTTGGCCAAAACTCCAGGCAATATCGCAGAAAGTTAGGGTTGCACCTTAATGATCTGTCATAATTGCATGGAGTTTTTGCCTATATGGCAGGACTCGACCTATCCTATGGACTGTTTCGGGCAGAATACGCTCTGACTAGGTCACGTTGGCACCAGGCTACTGGATGGGGCTGACCTAAATAGAGCAGATGCCGTCAAAGCACTGTAGGCTGCTGGGGTAGAGCCTGACTTGACGGATGGAGGGTTCTCCAACTAGGAGGGGTGAAGATGCCGTTTGTTTTGTATCACGTGTTGGCCTTTGGTATCTCCGCCGCGGTGGTACTCGGTACGACGCCCATCGTGCGTCGCATTGGCTTGAAAAGCGGGCGAGTAGATCAGCCCGGAGGGCGCAAAGTACATGACAAGCCCATGGTGCGCCTGGGCGGAGTTTCAATCTTTTTAGGCACCCTGCTGGCCCTGCTGGTGGTCTGGGCGTTGGGCGGGTTCATTGATGCCACTGGCGCTCACCTGGCCCCTCCCCAAGAGTTTCAAATCTGGGGCGTTACTCTGGGTGGGCTTGCCTTCTTTCTAATTGGTCTGACAGACGATCTGTTTGGCCTGTCGCCCTTGAGCCGTCTGTTCATGCAGGCGGTGGTCGCCACCATGGCTTGGTATGTGGGAGTTAGCATCGACTTTCTGACCATTCCCTTCTACGGCCTGATTCAACTCCCCGACTTTATCAGCCTGCCGGTCACCATTCTTTGGTTGGTAGGCATGGCCAACGCCATCAACTGGATTGATGGGCTCGATGGTTTAGCCGCCGGAGTATCCGGCATTGCCGCCCTAGTCATGCTGGTGGTGAGCCTTTACATGAACCAGCCTGCCGCAGCGCTGATTGCAGCGGCGGTGGCGGGGGGTGCCCTGGGCTTTTTGCGCTACAACTTCAACCCCGCCAAAATTTTTATGGGTGACGGCGGTGCCTACTTTATGGGCTTTACCCTGGCCGGGGTAGGGGTGATTGGCTTGGTGAAGACCGTCACCACAGCGGCGGTGCTATTACCCTACCTAATTCTGGCGGTGCCTATTTTAGACATGTCAGCGGTGATTGTCGATCGCCTGCGCGAAGGCAAATCTCCCTTTGTGGCCGATAAGCGCCACCTGCACCACCGGCTGCTGAAGGCGGGGCTATCGCACCGGGTGACGGTGCTGTTTATCTACGTGCTGACCCTGTGGGCGGGCACGCTGGCGTTGGCCTTTGCGGGGGTGCCCAGTGGGTTGGTCTATGCCCTAGCCACCACGGCGCTACTCAGTTACACCGGCTGGCGGCTGCGGCAGCGCACTCGCTGAGGGACCGTAGGGGTAGACATAGGCTTGGCGCAGATTGGTGGCCCGATAAACATGAATCGTTTCGGTTACCTCGCCGCCACGCCTCAGGGGCACAGTGCCCAGAGGTTCGATGGTGTCAAATAGCGGCTGGTAGCGAGCCAAAATTTCGTCATCTTGAGCAAAGCGATCGAGGGTGAGGTAAAGCGCATCTTGGCCCACCCAGTCTTGGGGGTTGAACCAGAAGGCAAACCCTCGCGGGTCTTGGCTAAAGGCGGTGACGGGTAGGTCTAGGATGGGGTGAATAGCCATGGCGAAGTAGCCACCCAAGTAGTATTCGTTGGTGAATACAAACCCGACCTCGTCTAAGGCGGCCCGGAGGGCGGGGGTACTGGCAAACTGCCGCTGTAGCTGGCTAGTATCGATTAACTCCGTCGAGCCATCTTGCTCGACCGGCAATAGGCCACCAAAGGGGGCGTAGGTGCTGGGCTGCTGCAAGACACCGAGCCGCAGGTGCAGTAGCGCGATCGCAGACAGGGTCGCCAAAAATAGCCCTGACCCCCACAACCCGCGCCGAATTAACCGGGGTCGCTGGCGCTGCCAGACCAGCACCTGGGCCGCCAGCAAAATCACCATGCCCCAGTAGCCTGGTGCGGGCCAGGCGGGCAAAATTTGCTGTTTACCGCCTAGCAGGGTAAACAGCAGCATGATCGGCAACGACAGCCAGAGAATCAGGGCCTGCCTATGGTGGGTCTCAGTTTCGTCACTACTCGGGCTGGGGGAAAACAAAAACCGCGCCTGCCGCCCGCTCTGTTTGGCCGCTACCCACCACAACGGAAACCCAAACAGCGGAAACAGATAGACAATGGACAGCAGCCAGTAGCCCACCATTTGTCCTAGGCTAAATCCGCTGCTGCCAGTGTTGCCGTCAAACCGCATGCCCAACTGAAAGCGAAAGGAAATCCAGTCGTGCTGGCTATTCCAGTACCAGAGGGGGAACAGGGTGAGGGCAAACACTCCGAGGGAAAGCAAGGTCCAGGGCGATCGCAGCGCGGCGCGGTAGGGCCGATAGATGGCACAAAACCCCACCAAACTGAGACCCAACACAAACCCGTGATACTTACTCAAGCCCGCCAGGGCGACCGTCAGCCCCAGGCCGACAATGCGCCAGGTCGGTCTGTAGATCCATGCCTCCCCAGGGGTGCTGAGGCGAGTGTTAGGGAAAAACTCCCAGGCGGCCACCAACAGCGTTGCGCTCCAAAACAAGATCAGCGCATTGTCGGGGGATGTGAGAATGCCAAAGCCAATGGTGATCAGCGGTATCAGGGTGATTAGGGCCAGAGTCATCTGGCCTACCGCCGCCGAAAACAACCAAGTTGCCGCCAGATACAACAGCCCCAGGCTGATGCAGTAGAGCACCAAAGCCCCAATTCGCAGGGTAAACGGAGAAATGACACCAGTGAGCCACCAGCCCACCCCCGTGGTTAAGGCGACCATGGGCGGATGGTCGAAGTAGCTCCAGTTAAGGTAGCGACTGTAGAGGTAGTAGTAGGCCTCGTCAAAGCCCGGCAGCATCCACAGCGCGACAATAGTGCGGTAGATCAGGCCGCCTAGCAGCAGAGCAACCAGCCCTTTGGCCCAGCCGGGTTTGCGATCGCCCCCAGAGGCGGGTTTTTGACCATCGCTCCAACCTGTCATCGGGCAATCTCCCTTGCAAAACCAATCTGCAAAACCAGCTTTTCCTGGCTCCCTGCAATGGTCATAATGACACTATTGCGCCCCAGCTATCCTGTCTTGAGCCTGCCCTATGCCCCCCAGCCCAGTCTCACCACTATCCGAAACCGCCCCCACCCCACCCGCCCCCCAGAGTGCCGAGATCATCTGCGTGGGTACCGAGCTGCTGCTAGGGGATATT is a genomic window of Nodosilinea sp. E11 containing:
- a CDS encoding TIGR02450 family Trp-rich protein, with the translated sequence MPRKQKYPHLLGSKWTAHQKTEGWRHFQVANRKQEGPWVFAELVASCDPTVRLWVNAQQLKNRSLWQPGWQPLSDLTLDTEPAEF
- a CDS encoding DUF2973 domain-containing protein; this translates as MWHVVYIIAFAVLAIIAIANLVRNLILLGGNARNPQSSRAYGGQPSSQGNSRFSSDSNHSVPHPELLDQDGQVIREPLLVMRSISVKDAREQLDALYNGTGNSLDDTEDNGSDAER
- a CDS encoding DUF393 domain-containing protein, whose protein sequence is MATTADSASDQLNPRAAGRSGAWKIKLLYDGDCPLCLREVNFLRQKDNGRGLVAFTDIADDSYSPEANGGVDFATAMGRIHAVLPDGTVIKNVEVFRQVYAALGIGWMYAPTGWPVIGGLVDWVYGIWADWRLAVTGRPSLKTILAERDARQQADCGDRCQV
- the crtB gene encoding 15-cis-phytoene synthase CrtB — its product is MLQLTDSPPIQSLSSVEDAYEVCRRVTAKYSKTFYTGTMLMAPAKRRAIWAIYVWCRRTDELVDGPQAQFTSEKTLDRWEAQLESIFAGCPVDDEDVALVDTLEQFPLDIQPFRDMIAGQRMDLHRSRYDTFEDLELYCYRVAGTVGLMSTTVMGIDTQLQTAPWSQQQHLDPTPQAIALGIANQLTNILRDVGEDARRGRIYLPLGDLAAFDYTEADLMAGVVDDRWRALMAFQIDRARRFYTEAESGIGLLSEDARWPVWSALALYRQILDVIEKNGYDVFSQRAYVPSLRKLMTLPGTLLKARVL
- the glyA gene encoding serine hydroxymethyltransferase; its protein translation is MPQTNFDFLQESDPLLASIVQRELQRQRDHLELIASENFTSAAVLAAQGSVLTNKYAEGLPGKRYYGGCAFVDEAEQLAIDRAKELFGAAHANVQPHSGAQANFAVFLALLEPGDTILGMDLSHGGHLTHGSPVNVSGKWFKVCQYGVSRETEQLDFDQIRQLALEHRPKLIICGYSAYPRTIDFEKFRAIADEVGAYLMADIAHIAGLVAAGQHPNPLPYCDVVTTTTHKTLRGPRGGLILTRDAELGKKFDKAVFPGSQGGPLEHVIAAKAVAFGEALKPEFRAYAGQVIANAKQLAAQLQQRGIKVVSDGTDNHLVLCDLRSIGMTGKRADQLVSDVNITANKNTVPYDPESPFVTSGLRLGSPAMTTRGMGEAEFTEIADIIADRLLNPEDATMAEHCKRRVAALCDRFPLYAHLGGLVPALV
- a CDS encoding MraY family glycosyltransferase; translation: MPFVLYHVLAFGISAAVVLGTTPIVRRIGLKSGRVDQPGGRKVHDKPMVRLGGVSIFLGTLLALLVVWALGGFIDATGAHLAPPQEFQIWGVTLGGLAFFLIGLTDDLFGLSPLSRLFMQAVVATMAWYVGVSIDFLTIPFYGLIQLPDFISLPVTILWLVGMANAINWIDGLDGLAAGVSGIAALVMLVVSLYMNQPAAALIAAAVAGGALGFLRYNFNPAKIFMGDGGAYFMGFTLAGVGVIGLVKTVTTAAVLLPYLILAVPILDMSAVIVDRLREGKSPFVADKRHLHHRLLKAGLSHRVTVLFIYVLTLWAGTLALAFAGVPSGLVYALATTALLSYTGWRLRQRTR
- a CDS encoding glycosyltransferase family 39 protein, with translation MTGWSDGQKPASGGDRKPGWAKGLVALLLGGLIYRTIVALWMLPGFDEAYYYLYSRYLNWSYFDHPPMVALTTGVGWWLTGVISPFTLRIGALVLYCISLGLLYLAATWLFSAAVGQMTLALITLIPLITIGFGILTSPDNALILFWSATLLVAAWEFFPNTRLSTPGEAWIYRPTWRIVGLGLTVALAGLSKYHGFVLGLSLVGFCAIYRPYRAALRSPWTLLSLGVFALTLFPLWYWNSQHDWISFRFQLGMRFDGNTGSSGFSLGQMVGYWLLSIVYLFPLFGFPLWWVAAKQSGRQARFLFSPSPSSDETETHHRQALILWLSLPIMLLFTLLGGKQQILPAWPAPGYWGMVILLAAQVLVWQRQRPRLIRRGLWGSGLFLATLSAIALLHLRLGVLQQPSTYAPFGGLLPVEQDGSTELIDTSQLQRQFASTPALRAALDEVGFVFTNEYYLGGYFAMAIHPILDLPVTAFSQDPRGFAFWFNPQDWVGQDALYLTLDRFAQDDEILARYQPLFDTIEPLGTVPLRRGGEVTETIHVYRATNLRQAYVYPYGPSASALPQPPAGVTE